From the genome of Nicotiana sylvestris chromosome 2, ASM39365v2, whole genome shotgun sequence, one region includes:
- the LOC104244027 gene encoding uncharacterized protein At2g23090-like, which translates to MGGGNGQKAKMARERNLEKMKAQKGSQLEKNKQAMNIQCKVCMQTFMCTTSEVKCKEHAEAKHPKSDLYTCFPHLKK; encoded by the exons ATGGGTGGAGGCAACGGTCAGAAAGCCAAGATGGCTCGCGAGCGGAACCTCGAGAAGATGAAAGCCCAAAAAG GAAGCCAACTTGAAAAGAACAAGCAGGCCATGAATATCCAG TGCAAGGTATGTATGCAGACATTTATGTGCACAACGTCAGAGGTGAAGTGCAAGGAACATGCCGAGGCCAAACATCCAAAATCTGACCTATATACCTGTTTCCCTCATCTCAAAAAATAA
- the LOC104244028 gene encoding casein kinase II subunit alpha-2 has translation MSKARVYTDINVLRPREYWDYESLTVQWGDQDDYEVVRKVGRGKYSEVFEGINVNSNEKCIIKILKPVKKKKIKREIKILQNLCGGPNIVKLLDIVRDQHSKTPSLIFEYVNSTDFKVLYPTLTDYDIRYYIYELLKALDYCHSQGIMHRDVKPHNVMIDHELRKLRLIDWGLAEFYHPGKEYNVRVASRYFKGPELLVDLQDYDYSLDMWSLGCMFAGMIFRKEPFFYGHDNQDQLVKIAKVLGTDELNAYLHKYRLELDPQLEAMVGRHSRKPWSKFINADNQHLVSPEAIDFLDKLLRYDHQSRLTAKEAMAHTYFLQVRAAETSRMRTQ, from the exons ATGTCTAAAGCTCGAGTATACACCGATATCAATGTGCTTCGCCCTAGGGAATATTGGGATTACGAATCCCTTACTGTTCAATGGGG CGATCAGGATGACTATGAGGTTGTTCGGAAAGTTGGGAGAGGAAAATACAGTGAAGTTTTTGAAGGTATAAATGTTAACAGCAATGAGAAGTGCATAATCAAGATCCTGAAACCTGTTAAGAAGAAAAAG ATCAAAAGAGAAATAAAGATATTGCAAAACCTCTGTGGTGGACCAAACATTGTCAAACTCCTTGATATTGTCAGAGATCAGCATTCAAAAACTCCAAGCTTGATTTTTGAGTACGTGAACAGCACTGATTTCAAAGTTTTGTACCCAACGCTAACGGATTATGACATACGGTACTACATATATGAGCTTCTCAAG GCACTAGATTATTGTCATTCACAGGGAATAATGCATAGAGATGTCAAGCCCCATAATGTTATGATAGACCATGAACTGCGGAAGCTTCGCTTGATAGATTGGGGTCTTGCTGAATTTTACCATCCAGGGAAAGAATATAATGTCCGTGTTGCTTCAAG ATACTTCAAGGGCCCTGAACTTCTAGTTGACTTGCAAGACTATGACTATTCTTTGGACATGTGGAGCCTTGGCTGCATGTTTGCAGGAATG ATCTTTCGCAAGGAACCTTTCTTTTATGGTCATGATAATCAGGATCAGCTCGTCAAAATTGCAAAG GTACTTGGGACAGATGAGTTGAATGCATATTTGCACAAGTATCGATTAGAGCTTGATCCTCAGCTAGAGGCTATGGTTGGGAG ACACAGTAGGAAGCCATGGTCCAAATTTATTAATGCAGACAATCAGCATCTAGTGTCACCAGAG GCTATAGATTTTCTTGACAAGCTTCTTCGTTATGATCATCAGTCTAGACTTACTGCAAAAGAAGCAATG GCCCATACATATTTCTTGCAAGTGAGGGCTGCAGAAACTAGCAGGATGAGGACACAGTAG